The following coding sequences lie in one Cyanobacterium sp. Dongsha4 genomic window:
- a CDS encoding phosphotransferase: MNCIIINNYQINPEDKLNNYIKDAINPHKVIKTFNENISIIQEDNYKLTQIKLIRYRQQKRCLIEYHFQSKNNLILIGKIKAKKTDFHSFQLQEKLWQNGFDENSQDNISVPKAVGIIPKWQMWLQKKVSGQILSKYLTKNQPINIYQKVAHIADKLHQINIPTNRTHTIKDELNILHEKLPLLTKDYPHWQKRIENLLNQCDILASKVIEIELCGIHRDFYFDQIIIDNNRFYLLDLDLYCRGNPCLDIGNFIGHISEYSLRQLEDISALKHQELALKNEFINIHTKEKQDSLSLWELKDLKTMIENNIDIYTLLTLVRHIYLSTQFNERHTYTKTLFNFCEEKIKLALSY, translated from the coding sequence ATGAATTGTATTATTATTAATAATTATCAAATTAATCCAGAAGATAAACTAAATAACTATATTAAAGATGCCATTAATCCTCACAAAGTTATCAAAACTTTTAACGAAAATATCTCAATTATTCAAGAAGATAATTATAAATTAACTCAAATTAAATTAATTCGTTATAGACAACAAAAACGCTGTTTAATTGAATATCATTTTCAAAGCAAGAATAATTTGATTTTAATAGGAAAAATTAAAGCAAAAAAAACAGATTTTCATAGTTTTCAATTACAAGAAAAACTGTGGCAAAATGGCTTTGATGAAAATAGCCAAGATAATATTTCTGTCCCTAAAGCTGTTGGTATAATTCCTAAATGGCAAATGTGGTTACAAAAAAAAGTATCGGGGCAAATACTAAGTAAATATTTAACAAAAAATCAACCCATTAATATTTATCAAAAAGTTGCTCATATTGCTGATAAACTGCACCAAATAAATATTCCTACTAATCGCACTCATACTATTAAAGATGAATTAAATATTTTGCATGAAAAATTACCATTACTAACTAAAGATTATCCTCATTGGCAAAAAAGAATTGAAAACTTACTCAATCAATGTGATATTTTAGCATCAAAAGTAATAGAAATAGAATTATGTGGTATTCATAGGGATTTTTATTTTGATCAGATTATTATTGATAACAACCGTTTTTATTTATTAGATTTAGACTTATATTGTCGAGGAAATCCTTGTTTAGATATTGGCAATTTTATCGGTCATATTAGCGAATATAGCCTACGTCAACTTGAGGATATATCAGCATTAAAACATCAAGAATTAGCTTTAAAAAATGAATTTATAAACATTCATACGAAAGAAAAACAGGATTCTCTATCACTATGGGAGTTAAAAGACTTAAAAACTATGATTGAAAATAATATTGATATTTATACTCTATTAACTTTAGTGCGTCATATTTATCTTAGTACTCAATTTAATGAACGTCATACTTATACAAAAACTCTATTTAATTTCTGTGAAGAAAAAATAAAATTGGCTCTCTCATATTGA
- the fni gene encoding type 2 isopentenyl-diphosphate Delta-isomerase, which yields MVNLTETQSRKDDHIRICLDEKVQVNQITNGLEKYQFTHVCLPELNYQEIDISTTFLNRQLNTPLLISSMTGGTENAQLINQRLARIAQKYGLPMGIGSGRVIIEKPEIAPTFQVRDYAPNIILLANLGAVQLNYGYGWEECLKLVDILEADALILHFNPLQECIQPEGDTNFKDLLKKIEQVCDKLSIPVIAKEVGNGISAKMAEKFINVGVKAIDVAGMGGTSWAMVESERAKNPLQRELGKTFANWGIPTADCVKDIRQKYPEIPLIASGGIRNGLEVAKMLALGADMVGLAYPFLKTAITSEEAIEELVKLLIAEIKTVLFCTGNKNINSLKTSQTLMVNN from the coding sequence ATGGTGAATTTAACAGAAACTCAAAGCCGAAAAGATGATCATATTCGCATTTGTTTAGATGAAAAAGTACAAGTAAACCAAATTACTAACGGCTTAGAAAAATATCAATTTACCCATGTTTGTTTACCAGAATTAAACTATCAAGAAATCGATATTAGTACCACTTTTTTAAACCGTCAATTAAATACTCCTTTGCTAATTTCTTCTATGACAGGAGGCACGGAAAACGCCCAATTAATAAACCAACGATTGGCGAGGATTGCCCAAAAATATGGTTTACCAATGGGGATCGGTTCAGGACGTGTTATCATTGAAAAACCAGAAATTGCTCCTACTTTTCAAGTGCGTGACTATGCTCCAAATATAATATTATTAGCTAATTTAGGAGCGGTTCAACTTAATTATGGTTATGGTTGGGAAGAATGCTTAAAATTAGTCGATATTTTAGAAGCAGACGCATTAATTCTCCATTTTAATCCTTTACAAGAATGTATCCAACCTGAAGGGGATACCAATTTCAAAGACTTATTGAAAAAGATTGAGCAAGTGTGTGATAAATTATCTATACCGGTTATTGCCAAAGAAGTAGGTAACGGTATATCGGCAAAAATGGCAGAAAAATTTATTAATGTTGGTGTTAAAGCTATTGACGTAGCTGGTATGGGTGGCACATCATGGGCAATGGTAGAGAGTGAAAGAGCAAAAAATCCTCTTCAGAGAGAATTGGGTAAAACCTTTGCTAATTGGGGAATTCCCACTGCTGATTGTGTTAAAGATATTCGGCAAAAATATCCTGAGATACCCCTAATCGCTTCGGGGGGAATTCGTAATGGTTTAGAAGTGGCAAAAATGTTGGCTTTAGGTGCAGATATGGTGGGTTTGGCTTATCCTTTTCTGAAAACCGCTATTACTTCAGAAGAAGCTATTGAGGAGTTAGTAAAGCTATTAATTGCAGAGATAAAAACAGTGCTTTTCTGCACAGGAAATAAGAATATAAATTCTTTAAAAACTTCTCAAACATTAATGGTTAATAATTAA
- a CDS encoding class I SAM-dependent methyltransferase: METDKRGIIAQAGYEVTGVDDSPSGIKFAQQTYGNCQFIQESTYDISPEKLGKKFDVIIAIDVIEHLFYPKELAKVAKKCLNPDGYLIVTTPYNGYWKNLALSIMGKWDQHLTVLWDGGHIKFFSIATLTELLKSQGFSNINFKFAGRLPFLWKDMICYSHI; encoded by the coding sequence TTGGAAACTGACAAAAGAGGGATAATCGCTCAAGCAGGTTATGAAGTGACAGGAGTTGATGATTCTCCCTCTGGAATTAAGTTTGCTCAACAGACTTACGGTAATTGCCAGTTTATTCAAGAAAGTACATACGATATTTCTCCTGAAAAATTAGGTAAAAAATTTGATGTTATAATTGCGATCGATGTGATTGAGCATTTATTTTATCCCAAAGAATTAGCTAAAGTTGCGAAAAAGTGTTTAAATCCCGACGGATATTTGATTGTAACGACACCTTACAACGGCTATTGGAAGAATTTAGCCCTTTCAATCATGGGAAAATGGGATCAACATTTAACGGTTTTATGGGATGGTGGACATATTAAGTTTTTTTCCATAGCTACTTTGACAGAATTATTAAAGTCTCAAGGTTTTAGCAATATTAACTTCAAATTTGCGGGAAGATTACCTTTTCTTTGGAAAGACATGATATGTTATAGCCATATTTAA